The genomic stretch GGTTGAGGATCTTCCCCGATGCCTCGGAGCGCATGAATCTCGACGTCTCCCAGGTCGCGGGTGCGGTGCTGGTGGTGCCGCAGTTCACGCTCTATGGCGACGCGAATTCAGGACGACGACCCGACTTCGTGCGTGCGGCGCGACCCGAGATCGCCGAGCCGCTGTTCGAACGTTTTTGCGAATCCCTCGCCGCGATCGGAGTCCCGGTCGCGCGCGGAGTCTTCCGAACTCACATGGAGGTCGCGCTCGTGAATGATGGTCCGGTCACGCTGTGGCTCGAGATCGAGCCTCCGGCGGCTCGCGCGTGAGCGCCGCCGGTCGCGAGCTGTTCTGGAGCGGGAGCGCGCCGCTGGTGCTCGCTTCGGCCTCACCGCGACGCGTCGCGCTGCTCAAGCAGGTCGGCGCGCGATTTACGGTCGTTGACCCGGGGCCGGATCGCGCATGGCCGCGTGAGGCCGAGCCGCGACACGGCGTGCGGGCTCTGGCACTCGACAAGGCGCAGCGCGTCGCGGCCCGCAAACCCGACGCGGTGGTGGTGGGGGCGGATACGGTGGTGGTGTTGCGCGGCGAGCGGCTCGGCAAACC from Candidatus Eisenbacteria bacterium encodes the following:
- a CDS encoding D-tyrosyl-tRNA(Tyr) deacylase: MRALVQRVSEARVSVDGTVRGAIAHGLVVLLGATHADTVAEADALARKLAGLRIFPDASERMNLDVSQVAGAVLVVPQFTLYGDANSGRRPDFVRAARPEIAEPLFERFCESLAAIGVPVARGVFRTHMEVALVNDGPVTLWLEIEPPAARA